ctcgaaaaggcgtccacctatagaactaaggcccattccctcttaaaatactcattaactcctttcgtttgatacccatattgcacaaacgaattctagagtcacccctggtccacctttatggcgatatctcgaaaaggggttcacctatagaactaagccccacgcccttttaaaagaatcattaacacctttcatttgatacccatatcgtacaaacaaagtctagaatcacccctggtccacctttattgcgatacctcgaaaatgcgtccacctatagaactaaggcccactccctcttaaaatgctcattaactcctttcgtttgatacccatattgcacaaacgaattctagagtcacccctggtccacctttatggcgatatctcgaaaaggggttcacctatagaactaagccccacgcccttttaaaagaatcattaacacctttcatttgatacccatatcgtacaaacgcattctagagtcagacctggtccatctttatgacgatatctcgaaaaggcgtccacctatagaactaaggcccattccctcttaaaatactcattaactcctttcgtttgatacccatattgcacaaacgaattctagagtcacccctggtccacctttatggcgatatctcgaaaaggggttcacctatagaactaagccccacgcccttttaaaagaatcattaacacctttcatttgatacccatatcatacaaacaaattctaaagtcacccctggtccacctttatggcgatatctcgaaaaggcgaacacctataaaacgaaggcccactccgttttaaaaatactgtttaacacctttcatttgatacccatatcgtacaaacaaagtctaaattcacccctggtccacctttattgcgatacctcgaaaatgcgtccacctatagaactaaggcccactccctcttaaaatactcattaactcctttcgtttgatacccatattgcacaaacgaattctagagtcacccctggtccacctttatggcgatatctcgaaaaggggtcaccctatagaactaagccccacgcccttttaaaagaatcattaacacctttcatttgatacccatatcatacaaacaaattctaaagtcacccctggtccacctttatggcgatatctcgaaaaggcgaacacctataaaacgaaggcccactccgttttaaaaatactgtttaacacctttcatttgatacccatatcgtacaaacaaagtctagagtcacccctggtccacctttattgcgatacctcgaaaatgcgtccacctatagaactaaggcccactccctcttaaaatactcactaactcctttcgtttgatacccacattgcacaaacgaattctagagtcaccccttgtccacctttatggcgatatctcgaaaaggggtccacctatagaactaagccccacgcccttttaaaataatcattaacaccttttatttgatacccatatcatacaaacaaattctaaaatcacccctggtccacctttattgcgatatctcgaaaaggcgaacacctataaaacgaaggccctctcccttttaaaatgctcattaacacctttcatttgatacccatatcgtacaaacgcattctagagtcacccctggtccatctttacggcgatatatcgaaaaggcgtccatctatagagcttaggtccacgcccttttaaaatactcattaatgcctttcatttgatacacatgtcatacaaacacattccagggtttccctcggttcattttcctacatggttattttcccttatgttgtcaccatagctctcaactgagtatgtaatgttcggttacacccgaacttaaccttccttacttgtttttgttaagCAAGTgacacatatgtaaatatgatAAATATATTTGTACAACAGCCCTGCAGTCATGACCAAATACATGGCTCATATTTTAAATAAGGGCATATCCTGAATGGCATTTGCAGACTTCTATCACAAATAAACGCTAGTTAAAAGTATACTTAAATACAAATTATGCAGTTATATTCAGTGATAAGGGATTCCATAGGTTCGAACGTTACTGTTCTCTTATTGGTTTCCAAATTGATATGAGAGGACAGTTACAGAATTTTGAAAACTGAGAAATTCTTAAAGTGGTCGCAATAGGATCACTACATCTCCCAATATTTATGGAATAAGAGACATTCGATACCAATTTGTAGAAATGAAGTTCATGCCGCAATCAAAAGACTGACAGATACATTGCTCAGCACACGAACAGTCAAAACTTGATTAAAGGATGACGTGGTACAAATATGGAGAGGATGTAGTTTAACTCTCATTTGGGTGGTAGTGGTGAGAGAACTTGGATACTTTTGCAAAGAACGGAATCAGCGAACTTAGTGGTTGACATTGGTATTGCTGCCACAGAAAATCTCAACAGCATATCTAGCGACATTATTCAACCATAATTAGTTTTAAGAGAGAAATAGTGCATCGGGACAGATTAAGTATCCAAATTCGTTTCAACTCTCATGAAAATCGCAGGGCTATAAATAACATATGTTGAGGCGAATGTAAAATAGACTGGGTCGAGTTTTAGGTCgtggaaaataagaaaaaatctcATACAATGAAACTGTTTTAAGAACGACCAAACTGAGCAACTTTGGTTAAGACACTATACCGATATGTTATGGTCTTATTATCAGCTtcctttcatacaaattatatgaagaaaaagtgtacattttaaaactcactgttactgaatagggccccagattTTTATCGTCGAGTCAGTCGCttcttattgatttcttatcggcttgttagcGACGAGTTACAGATCTGTCATATGTTATCGTTATCtattccataacaaatcgatggTCTTTCTTATTGAAGGCAAGCTTACAACACTTccaaacaaaccgataactcaccAATGGTTTTTGTTACCGATGAAAAGTTTATAACACCTCGATATCAAATTGAATCGCCTATACCTCGTCCATGTGTAGATAACAGACGTATAGCTTACAAATACCAAGCCGCTAAAACTTCGAAAACAAATTGATTACACTCCGTCCAGTTTTAGTTGCATCTTTGGTTTGGGCTGCGGTTGTGACTTCTAgcccttcctttccttttcctctctttccttttttcttttcactCATTCCTTTTTCCTGTTTTGCCTTATCTTCGCAACCATGACGAAAACTATAAGAATTTATTATCATCCACATCCACATCATTATCGATATTGCCGTTATAGTGCTCCGTTTTTCCTCCTCTCATAAAGATGAGGATAATGTAGAGAATAATGTAGACGACGGCTAAACAAAGATTCgagtttaaaaataaagaaatgcgTTTTATATGTTTTTACAGTTACTAtcacatttaaaattaaaatgacGGGACAGGTTGCACTTTCTCTGCTGAGTAAGTAGCAGCCTTATGGCTGCGGGTGAGTATAGCGTTACAGTTACGTCATTGAGTTTAGATTTACAAATGATGTTCAAACTACGGTTACTCTTACTATTTTTATTATGGTAACGTTTTCAGTTATGGATCAAGCTTTGCTATACCGTTTCGCTGACTGTTATTGTTGCTGTCAAGATTATAATCAAGGTGATGATTATAGTGTGGTTACGCTTACAGTCGCGGGTAACACGCCACTTTAATTGTTCCTACTATGGAAAGCAGATATTACACATTTAAAGCATCTTGTTTTTAGAACGTTTTAGTTTTAAATATATATCTGAATATAAACCCACCAGGAAGACAACAAAGTTAATAAGCATTGACCGGACGCCATAAGATACATAAATCATCCACTAAATATCTGCATTATCGGAGCTATAGTCAAAgttcacagctgggtatataatttcCGTTTTAACTGAGCTATAACTTTCTTAATTGTTGTTTATGTATTAACACACACGAACATGGTGTTATGTATTGTATTGTGTCAGAATCATTTCTGTTACTTCAGTTTTTGTCACTtgcattttgatatttttgtagaTGTATGGTAAGCTTATGAGAACTCTTTTCTTTTTCTACTGCTTGACAGTTGTTCGTACTTTTTCCAgaaaataattgttatttttgttttgcatatgaATAACACTATGTACTTATTtactctatgtgaggtcctcacgggccGGCCGGTTCAATCTTTGTATATGAATGGTTGTAGAAAATAACGTTATCACTAATTTCTGCACCGCCTGGCTGTTTGAAATTGGTAGCGCCTATATTTTGTTTCCGCGGGCTCAATCTACAAAGTCGGCATGGGTCGATATATGAGATATATGCCTGCCTTGAATACAACATCATTGTGGATTTTTAATAAAGTCAGGACTAGGGGGGTTCTTCTtctatctgaaaaaaaaaaaaagtggaagCTAAAAAGTTAAATGGAGAATAATtattgtgttgtttttgttgtagtagtgcttgtCGACAAGTGCTTCTTTAAACTTGTTAAGTTGATGTACGAAAATCACACTCTCCGAGTCTCTCAAAATATCTGTACTAATGTTTGGCTCGAAATCATGAACTGTTAAGGAGATTTCTACGGAAAATTATGCTCTTACTGTCATGCCAACGGTTTGTATTAAAGAGAACTTGAAACTGGTGTTATTATTGTCTCCACAGGGATTTTCCCCGTTCATGGAACTTTTCATTATCAACGGGACTTCTTTCTTCACATTATAAGAATCGCTTCACTTATCACGCCACTTCATGTTCACATATGCAGCATCTTGCTGATTTTATGTTCAGCATGATCTTAAATATAGCTCCCTTTGTTTTGCAATCGATTTAACATACCTTCTAGTCCTGATGTGTTTTTGGTCTCGCTGGAATCGGATGATGTGTGAGATAGGAAATACTAATTGAGAAATATGTGACCATTTCATATTCACACCGTTGTGTTAAAACTATATAACTTTACTAGCTTCCTTGACTGCTATAAAATTAAGACCCAAGTTGACTTTTGGACCTGATTGAGAGCGCAGACTCAGAAAACTGTTGGTAATCTTACCCCCATCGTGACTTTATTAATTTGGATTtatatcttgttgttgttgttgttgttgtagcgataaagataaagCTTTGGtgattattaaatattttgaagGTAATTTGCCAGATATAGTtgcgatacgttccggtaacaagcactattaaggtgctagcccggccatcttggtaacgattaatatgaccacattaaaccttctaggccatcccgccctctacGCCATAAATTCATGAGAATCTTGAGGTCATTAGAGCCTCGCCCGCTAAATATGTGTACGATACATTTATATATGAAAGAGGATTCACCTCGCGTAGCTAAGGTTGAATTCCTTCATTGACGTTGTCAAGTCTGGATACAGCCAAGTAACTTTAGTGTAGTTTTATACATTGGAACCTGTTACTTGATAATAACAGTGGAAATTGTCCTGTTAAAAAAGACCTCGCATATACCCAATATGTACATAACAGGGTGCAATGACATACTCCCAAGTGGCGGTTCCATGTTTTTTACTTGGAACTACGCAATCCGCACTGAAGTAGCCTAGCCCCAATTTTTATTCCTTTCATGATAATGAATGGCATATTAAGTTTCGCAAGAATCTCAAagctgtaagtccttaaaggagaagaaaaaGACCCCCAATAAGCATACCGAAATGATAAGGATGACgagctgaattgatttagccatccGTCTGTCTCTCCGTATGCCTTTCTGTCTGTCTCTCTGTCTGAATGAAGGCAAACTTGTTCTTAATTTGTTGGGATATGttggtgaaatttggtgagcATTGGACATTTGTCGCAACCGACCAAATCCGActcctatagcatatatcctacaTACAACCGATTGATCAGATAAGAGAGTTTTCTTTAATTCTTTCTGAttttagcttcaaatttcacaaggcgCTTACGTTAATGGCACGCATTTTTGTCTGGAAAAAATTTCGTCAGGGTCGTTAGGTCATGTCAGTGAttaggcaaacactccgagtgtatatctgccttgaaaagcttctaattcatctgccttgcagatgccgttcggagtcggctccCGTCCCacctatttgtaggaaaatttaaaaaggagcacaacgcaaattggtagagaagctcggccttaaatctcatCGGATGTTatagcgccttgcatttatttatctaTTACTTTTCTTTACTTGAGATAATGTCATTACTTATGAGGTGTCCTAATCACAATTGGAATAATGTCACAACGGAGTCTAAAAAGAAGTAGATTTACATTAACAACGCGTAGCCAGTCACGGTGGTGTGGAGAGCTATTTGCTTAAATTGCACAATACCTAGGTCTTGGACCCTTCGGGATCCATTAATTTCAAGAAGCCAATCAAGGTTTTTGAGGACGACACACACCTTTTATAAACTGAACCCGTTTAAAGATGTTTTATTATAGAAGCTTAATTTCCGAAATTCTGGCCTAGTCCTTAATTGGCACTCATATATCATAGTAAAGTCACTCCGCCTAATTATATTGTTCTAATTTTGCAGAGACTATGTGGATGTAGTCACCTCTTGTGTCTGCGCTTGGGACAGATAAAAGTTCTGTTGAACAACCTGGCTTCGATGTGGAGCATGTATGACAATCCTTCACTGGCGTGAACCAACACTGCTGCACCAGATTTAACAAAGCCGGATTGTTTCCATGTCTGTCCCCATTCATCGCATTTTCTGTAGGGCAGTGATAAAAACCTTTCAGCCCACGGGTATATCAAACAGTTTGACATCGGTACTTTCCCTGGCCCGAACAGTTTCGATAAGATTATTCTCATTGGTATTGAAGGTgtaaatttatgtatgtacacattTGATTTGGTTAATTATGTATTTATCCATACAAATCAGCACACATTTTACATAAAACAATATGATATGTCAAAACTTCAGCAAACTGATTATTGCGTTAATTTGCAAAGCCTATAAAAAACTAAGATAAAAGagcattgaaaaaaaaattgcatttacaATTTAAGATACCTTGAAAAAATTGCCGAATTGGTAGAGATTAAGTTCACTTCTCACTTTTTTGTGCTTGCATTAATAGCTAACGGTCCAAATTACGATCATATAAAAGCGCTTTGCTACATTCAAAAAGTATCAGTCAACGATCGATCAAATCATAGCAAACAATTCCGCACTTGAAACAATTCAATTGTTTTATCAACTCGaaacaaataacaaataaaaacaaaaacataaaaatggcATTTAAATTCGTTTTACTTTCAGTTTTATTAGCTGTTGCTAGCGCTGGTATTTTACAACCTGTCACATATGCTCATGTCGCCAATCCCGCCGTGGATGCGGTCGCTTCGAGCCACCAAAACGTGGTACGCACCTTCGATGGCACCGTTTCGCAATATTCGAAATCCATTGAGATGCCTTACTCCAGTGTACACAAGCACGATACTCGCGTTAGCAATAATGTCTATCAACCAGCTGTGGCCAAAACTGTAACCTATGCCGCACCAGCTCCAGGAACCGTTTACACGCACACATCACCAGTGTCTAAAACTGTTACCTATGCTGCACCAACGCAAGTCTACACACACTCTGCTCCAGTTGTACACAAAACTGTATACGCCTCACCAGCTCAATCTACCTCGTACGTGCACTCATCACCTGTTGCTAAGACTATAGCATATGTTGCTCCCGCCGTTTCCAAGTCGACTGCCTTGTACACTCATGCTGCTCCCGTTAGCAAGACTGTATATGCTCCTCTACATTCGCATGCTGTTGTGGCTGCTCCAGCTGTGTCCAAAACAGTTGCTTATCCTGCACCAGCTCCAGTTTATCAACATGATGATGTTGCTAAACATGTAACCTATGCCTCATCAGCTCCTGTTTATCATCATGCAGCGCCGCTGGCCACAACCAGCTATAATCATGGACCAGCAGCAACCACTTATACACATAATGCTCCAGGTGTTTCTGCTTATGGCGCTAGCCAGACTGTACACTACTCACCTGCTGATACCTCGTCCCACATGAGGTTCGATGGTTTCGGTACTCATTGGGGTTGGTAATTTGATTTTTGAGTGAACGAATGTAATATGTAATTTATAATGAGGATAAATAATGTGTTAATTGCGTAAACAGTATATTTGTTACTAAACAATTATTGATAAACTGTTATTGTTTGAATAAAGCGTTttgttttgcaaataaaaatttcaaagtttttatttCAAAACGAATGgattttaaacaattttgtcCCAAATGGTGTTTTATATTTGCTTCTATGCAAAGGGCGCATAGCCTTATGTTTTATATgaaggaaaatctaaaacacccttccgaaaaaaaaaaattgtctata
The Eurosta solidaginis isolate ZX-2024a chromosome 5, ASM4086904v1, whole genome shotgun sequence DNA segment above includes these coding regions:
- the LOC137253703 gene encoding pupal cuticle protein C1B-like, giving the protein MAFKFVLLSVLLAVASAGILQPVTYAHVANPAVDAVASSHQNVVRTFDGTVSQYSKSIEMPYSSVHKHDTRVSNNVYQPAVAKTVTYAAPAPGTVYTHTSPVSKTVTYAAPTQVYTHSAPVVHKTVYASPAQSTSYVHSSPVAKTIAYVAPAVSKSTALYTHAAPVSKTVYAPLHSHAVVAAPAVSKTVAYPAPAPVYQHDDVAKHVTYASSAPVYHHAAPLATTSYNHGPAATTYTHNAPGVSAYGASQTVHYSPADTSSHMRFDGFGTHWGW